The following proteins are co-located in the Lacticaseibacillus paracasei subsp. paracasei genome:
- a CDS encoding pLS20_p028 family conjugation system transmembrane protein — translation MSDSQIIAVLRAYADYLHVTNFVSDGLRWIGYMIIYGLTTVVNGLSSIFAYMYKLLDFWGYAPFQRFLKTYDPVIWALATIGLLWAGLMMMHNKRVDYHEKGNNFLVAVLLFFGLTFLMAQGTKLITAGAEQAMVNTPSAVSIYQGNITDVYMLDKAGWKTSGGKAKLPRTTNQIKNMEDIKLLSINEKVDTGGWFGGSKASDDGTKILSKQLSMNADGKWELHNMQGAFKIDDNYYRYSWHPWILAANLLLYLITVAIVIFKLVKIIMEINFIGLLAQGAALTDFDSGKRNRQIIAKLRDSFVVAFLLCVILQFYAQFLSFITQAGVGGVARVFAMIGAFLFVLDGPNIIQSVFGIDAGLSSMAQTMTNVMLLARGAGNTTKSALDATKKLGGVAKGLAGKGIVGASALAGFGNGLTKKPELPGDKLGGVAPTAASNKKPELNPTKAEGSDQKQATNGPTTATQTSGAPTSTASTATAQPNVSDKDQAAPILATADNGNNPANAGLEASEGALGVGATNGNGTEEPAVAAPDLPAQADIGTGSASSLGGLGTTANPTSGDVTAPQLQQDDANTDVGLGNGQDYSAPDVAAPEMPQAAKNLVGSKLQPAQVGQVSQLGTNAGSAPSLGTSAARQALGYGTSLTHAVPDMSSGEAVSVGPAGTPQGSQPAMSGTATQPSLGGAQSQPTQQRSQALGGGHTATSYEVPHVSTQSMPRATASAVQAGKTAILNDQHAALDAQHQFNTTANQIIGRMITNKLTDVNIGAHQSLAKSPTVTAVRRAYRVGQTTGQSLRQGKNLK, via the coding sequence TTGAGTGATTCACAAATTATCGCAGTCCTAAGAGCCTATGCAGACTACCTGCACGTCACTAACTTTGTCTCTGACGGGTTGAGATGGATCGGATACATGATCATCTATGGCCTCACCACAGTCGTCAATGGACTTTCTAGTATCTTTGCATACATGTACAAGTTACTAGACTTCTGGGGCTATGCACCATTTCAAAGATTCCTCAAGACGTATGATCCTGTTATCTGGGCTTTAGCCACGATTGGACTGCTCTGGGCAGGCCTGATGATGATGCACAATAAGCGCGTGGATTATCACGAGAAAGGCAATAACTTTTTGGTGGCGGTGCTATTGTTCTTTGGACTGACGTTTCTCATGGCCCAAGGGACGAAGCTGATTACTGCCGGCGCGGAACAGGCCATGGTGAATACGCCATCGGCAGTTTCAATCTATCAAGGTAATATCACTGACGTTTATATGCTGGATAAGGCCGGTTGGAAGACGAGTGGCGGTAAGGCTAAGCTCCCCAGAACCACTAATCAGATCAAAAATATGGAAGACATCAAACTGCTGAGCATTAACGAAAAAGTCGATACGGGTGGCTGGTTTGGCGGCTCTAAGGCTAGCGATGATGGGACTAAGATTCTGTCTAAGCAGTTGTCGATGAACGCGGACGGTAAGTGGGAGTTGCATAACATGCAAGGGGCTTTCAAGATCGATGATAACTACTATCGGTACTCCTGGCATCCGTGGATCCTAGCCGCGAACCTTCTATTATATTTGATCACGGTAGCGATCGTTATTTTCAAACTGGTCAAGATCATTATGGAAATCAACTTCATTGGGTTATTAGCTCAGGGCGCTGCGCTCACCGACTTTGACTCGGGAAAACGTAACCGCCAGATAATTGCAAAGCTCCGCGATTCGTTTGTGGTCGCATTTCTACTGTGTGTGATTCTACAGTTCTATGCACAGTTTTTGAGCTTTATCACACAGGCTGGCGTTGGCGGTGTCGCGCGCGTCTTTGCGATGATCGGCGCCTTCTTATTCGTGCTCGATGGTCCGAATATCATCCAATCAGTCTTCGGTATCGATGCCGGGTTGTCTTCGATGGCACAAACCATGACCAACGTTATGTTGCTAGCGCGCGGTGCTGGTAATACGACCAAGTCTGCTTTGGATGCAACCAAGAAGCTCGGTGGTGTTGCTAAGGGGCTAGCCGGTAAGGGAATCGTTGGTGCGTCAGCACTGGCTGGCTTTGGCAATGGCCTAACTAAAAAACCTGAACTGCCAGGTGACAAGCTTGGTGGCGTGGCACCGACTGCTGCATCGAATAAAAAGCCAGAACTTAATCCAACAAAAGCTGAAGGATCAGACCAAAAGCAGGCTACTAACGGTCCGACTACAGCTACTCAGACCAGCGGCGCCCCAACGAGCACTGCTTCAACAGCCACGGCGCAGCCAAATGTTAGCGACAAGGATCAGGCAGCACCAATTTTGGCTACTGCTGACAACGGTAATAATCCCGCTAACGCCGGTTTAGAAGCTAGTGAGGGTGCGCTTGGTGTTGGGGCAACCAACGGTAACGGTACTGAAGAACCAGCCGTAGCTGCACCTGATTTGCCAGCACAAGCGGACATCGGGACAGGTAGCGCTAGCTCCTTGGGTGGATTGGGTACTACGGCCAATCCGACTAGCGGTGATGTTACAGCACCCCAGCTGCAACAAGACGATGCCAATACCGATGTTGGACTTGGTAACGGACAAGATTACTCTGCGCCTGATGTTGCGGCGCCAGAAATGCCGCAGGCTGCTAAGAATTTAGTTGGTAGCAAGCTTCAACCGGCCCAAGTTGGCCAAGTGTCCCAGCTTGGCACGAACGCTGGATCAGCGCCATCGTTAGGTACATCAGCCGCACGACAAGCGCTCGGCTATGGAACAAGTCTTACACACGCTGTGCCAGATATGAGCAGTGGTGAAGCTGTTTCCGTCGGTCCCGCTGGTACACCTCAAGGGAGTCAACCCGCGATGTCAGGTACAGCAACGCAACCAAGCCTGGGTGGCGCTCAATCGCAACCGACTCAACAGCGGTCACAGGCGCTTGGTGGAGGGCACACCGCTACTAGTTACGAGGTCCCACATGTTTCCACACAATCCATGCCGCGTGCAACAGCTAGTGCAGTTCAGGCCGGAAAAACGGCGATTTTGAATGATCAACATGCTGCGTTAGACGCACAACATCAATTCAATACGACGGCTAACCAAATAATTGGCAGGATGATTACTAATAAACTGACTGACGTCAATATCGGGGCGCATCAGTCCTTAGCCAAGTCACCGACCGTTACGGCAGTGCGGCGGGCCTATCGCGTTGGCCAAACAACTGGTCAGAGCTTACGTCAAGGCAAAAATCTGAAATAG
- a CDS encoding ATP-binding protein, whose protein sequence is MKKNNSKVIDDGFIYQIQPAGGLDTKSEYLVRLGSVFMACVHVYEIPDTFSDFWLKKLTAVHGATAVVDYYTNPKINYAKQISSSISELEIQRHRAYSTTESDLIDQELLPLRQLSVELNKQGEVIKQVSMRIYLYADSVDHLNRKVNDVISDLATDGYGATVFLDENADEYKSMFLPIVEQSRLPSGRTGLPLSGQVMGLGYAHNQTSLSDPYGSYFGYTPTGGTVYWDMFRVTNTRTYYNTFLSGDLGSGKSTSLKKILWERAIRGDLVRVFDRTGEFATLVRKFKGTVINLDGSDGIINMFQVYPTQYDEKTSDPDVIASYRAHIGGLAIKYRLLDRDADERTANAFSQLCDRYYKQHHYLDPDRPPVTALAATEYPTLSDIVPFIQDASTKGLYPEMTRYYESILLSLGQLKSTFGDLFDGYSSFPDLSDLQVVSYQLSTIDAMQDSIQDLQIYNAIIDSYNNCMRLGRAQKKAYDAREKGLIDVQHWLMIIDECHTILNTDKSFVADFFVKLMSEDRKMFGSIVLATQRLERMFPSGANVSDKGMVKAVNALNQLYSLCQYKVLMKHDVSTIKTKEDPGILRSLFGNMMTEQDFASLPDFGKGEAYLLIGTDKLHMNFQVTDEELRTFEGGA, encoded by the coding sequence GTGAAGAAGAACAATAGCAAGGTGATTGACGACGGGTTTATTTATCAGATCCAACCAGCGGGCGGACTGGATACCAAGAGCGAGTACCTCGTGCGGTTGGGTAGCGTCTTTATGGCCTGTGTGCATGTCTATGAGATCCCCGATACCTTCAGTGATTTTTGGCTCAAAAAGCTGACGGCAGTTCACGGCGCAACAGCGGTGGTGGACTATTACACAAATCCCAAGATCAACTATGCCAAGCAAATCTCAAGCTCAATTTCCGAACTTGAGATCCAACGACACCGCGCCTATTCGACAACGGAAAGTGACCTGATCGACCAAGAATTGTTACCACTGCGGCAGTTATCCGTTGAACTCAATAAACAGGGTGAAGTAATCAAGCAGGTCAGCATGCGCATCTACCTCTACGCGGATTCTGTGGATCACCTGAACCGAAAAGTCAACGATGTGATCTCGGATTTAGCGACTGATGGCTATGGCGCGACGGTCTTTTTGGACGAGAACGCGGACGAATACAAGTCGATGTTCTTGCCGATTGTCGAACAGTCGCGCTTACCTAGCGGACGCACAGGTTTACCGTTAAGCGGGCAGGTCATGGGACTGGGCTACGCGCATAATCAAACCTCCTTGAGTGATCCGTATGGCTCGTACTTCGGTTATACGCCAACTGGCGGGACGGTCTATTGGGACATGTTTCGCGTTACCAATACGCGGACGTACTACAACACATTTCTCTCAGGAGACTTGGGAAGTGGCAAGTCCACTAGCCTCAAAAAGATCCTATGGGAGCGCGCCATTCGCGGCGACCTGGTGCGGGTATTTGATCGAACGGGTGAGTTTGCGACGCTGGTGCGGAAGTTCAAAGGCACGGTGATCAACCTTGATGGATCTGACGGCATCATCAATATGTTTCAGGTCTACCCAACCCAATATGACGAAAAGACCTCTGATCCGGATGTCATTGCATCGTATCGGGCCCACATTGGGGGCTTGGCGATTAAGTATCGGTTGTTAGATCGAGACGCCGATGAACGCACAGCCAATGCCTTTTCACAGTTGTGCGATCGATACTACAAGCAGCATCACTATCTTGATCCAGACCGGCCACCGGTGACGGCATTGGCAGCCACGGAGTACCCGACACTTTCAGACATTGTGCCGTTCATTCAGGATGCCTCCACCAAGGGTCTCTATCCAGAAATGACACGTTATTATGAGTCGATTTTGTTGTCTCTAGGCCAACTGAAGTCAACCTTTGGTGATCTCTTTGACGGATATTCAAGCTTCCCAGACTTGAGCGATTTACAAGTGGTTTCGTATCAACTGAGCACAATCGACGCGATGCAAGATTCCATCCAAGACTTACAGATTTATAACGCAATCATCGACTCGTATAACAATTGTATGCGCCTGGGCCGCGCTCAAAAGAAAGCCTACGACGCGCGTGAAAAAGGCCTGATCGATGTGCAGCACTGGTTGATGATCATTGACGAATGCCACACTATCTTGAATACGGACAAGTCTTTTGTCGCTGATTTCTTTGTCAAATTAATGTCTGAAGACCGCAAGATGTTTGGGTCGATTGTCTTGGCCACGCAGCGCTTGGAGCGGATGTTTCCAAGCGGTGCCAATGTGTCCGATAAGGGTATGGTTAAGGCGGTCAACGCACTGAATCAGTTGTACTCGCTCTGCCAGTATAAGGTGCTAATGAAGCACGATGTTTCGACGATCAAGACCAAAGAAGATCCGGGGATCCTCCGGTCACTGTTCGGTAATATGATGACGGAACAGGACTTCGCTAGCTTGCCTGACTTCGGAAAAGGCGAGGCGTACTTGTTGATCGGCACCGATAAGCTGCACATGAATTTCCAAGTCACAGACGAAGAATTGAGGACGTTTGAAGGTGGTGCTTGA